From the genome of Capsicum annuum cultivar UCD-10X-F1 chromosome 4, UCD10Xv1.1, whole genome shotgun sequence:
GCTTGATCACTTCAAATCTTGCTGTCGGACAAGATTTTGTTTGTGGGTTGTTGCGACTTGGTCAAATCCAATGCCTGGGAAGCTTCAGGGATGTCATTGACGCTGTTCCCTCTGGGAATTACAGTGAAATTGCGGCTGGTTCTCAATATGCTTGTGCCATTTCCAGGAATGGTAGCTTGGCTTGCTGGGGAAAAATGGTAGGTGAAAAGCCTATTGACCGATTCAAATCTCTTGCTTTAGGTGATACCAGGAGTTGTGCTTTGAGGATTAATGGGACAGTGGTTTGCTGGGGAGAAAATGGTTTTACTCTCCCTTCATCTTTGAGTGACGCATCTTTTGAAACGTTAGAAGCCAAACAGGATATTTTCTGTGGCATTGTGACCTCTAATTTTTCCTTGTTCTGTTGGGGGAATGATATTTTCAATTCAAATCCAGCAGTGTTTAATGGTGTAGAAGTAGTTCCGGGACCCTGTACCACTTCATGTCCTTGTTCACGTTTACCGAACTATGGTAGGTTTTGTGGTCAAGAACTAATGATATGTCAACATTGTGTTCCAGAATTTGGTGAGAATCCACCAATTGTTAGCGGGTCAGGTCCTTCACCTCCACCATTATTCCCACAGCCAACGCCATCTCAGTGGACTGGAAGCAGTGATCCATGGAATACGAGAAATGTGGCATTTCTAGTGGTAGGTTGTGTCGGGTCCTTCATGATTTTGAGTGTCCTTGTTATCTTGTTTCTCAAGTATTGCAAGATTAGAGGATGCAGAGTACACGACTCTGGCCGACTTGATGAGGCCGGGACACCTCCCCAGCAAGGCAGCCAGacatctcaagttcaagatcaagtgGGTCCTCAGCTACCAGTCTTGGAAAAAAGACTAAATCAATTGATTAGCATGGGAAATGGGGGTCACTTACAAGAATTTTCCTTGCTAGTGTTACTTCAAGTGACGAATAACTTCTCTGAGGAGCACAAAATTGGGACTGGAAGTTTTGGTTCTGTTTATCATGCTACGTTGGAAGATGGCCGCGAAGTAGCCATAAAAAGGGCAGAAGCTTCAGCCTCATCTTCCTATGCTGGTGGTTCAAAGTATAGACAAGAGGACAAGGACAGTGCATTCCTCAACGAGCTAGAGTTCTTGTCACGCCTCAATCACAAGAACCTTGTTAGGCTATTAGGTTATTGTGAAGACAACAATGAACGCGTCTTAGTTTTTGAGTACATGAACAATGGCACTCTCCATGACCACCTCCACAGGCTTGAGAACTCACCATTAACATCATGGACTGCTAGGATCAAGGTGGCATTGAACGCGGCCCGTGGCGTCGAGTACCTCCACGAGTACGCCGTGCCAACAGTCATCCACCGAGACATCAAGTCTTCCAACATATTGCTCGACACCAATGGTAATGCCAAGGTGTCCGACTTCGGTCTGTCCCTATTGGGGCCACAAGACGATGAAACACACCTTTCTTTGCGGGCGGCAGGCACGGTGGGTTACATGGACCCCGAGTACTACAGATTGCAACAATTGACAACAAAAAGTGATGTGTACAGTTTTGGAGTAACGATGCTAGAGTTATTGTCAGGGTACAAGGCAATTCACAAGAATGAGAATGGTGTGCCAAggaatgtggttgattttgttgtgcCATACATAGTACAAGATGAGATTCATCGGGTGCTGGATCGTAGAGTTCCTCCACCAACACCATTTGAGATTGAGGCAGTGTCATATGTAGGTTATCTTGCAGCGGATTGTACCACGTTAGAAGGTAGAGATCGACCAACAATGACTGAAATTGTAAATAACCTAGAAAGAGCCTTTCTAGCTTGTTTGGCCACTCCAAATTTCTCTCGGTCCAACACAGATTCATCAAAATAGTCATTATTGTTTGGCTTGTCTATATTGTAATTAAAACATTTTCCCTCAGTTTTCGTATTTACATTTAATCATCTTCTCATACGTACCAGCCCATTTCTTTTCTAAATGTATCCTTGTTTACTATGTTGGTTTTAATTTGTGGCACTTCTAGcttattgagaaattttttctGAACAACTATTTAAACGAAGTTCGATAATTAGATTAATTCATTAGAATTTTGATCTTGAGCGACTACTGTGGccccgtttggccataaaattacttttttcggagttggagttggagttgtatttggccatgaatataaattaaatctGTTTTTGTAATCttcacttttccaaataatttTCTGAAATTAGAGTTGGAAAATTCATGGTCAAATGCAgcgtgttttcacttttttcactaaattgaaataatttttcagaaaaaaagataaatttctatggccaaacggctactaaaaGTAGGGGTGTCCATATGTCGGATTGGTTTggttttctattgaaaaaaaccaaaccaattatgtcggtttattaaaactataaaccaaatcaagccaatataaaatcattttttcggtttaggttttagtcggttctttcgatttttctcaattttttttatgatctttattttttacaattatattgtgattgaagtttagatcaagtatattttcactcatgtgctaatgaaaaaccacaattatgaaaaattgaggagcgaaaaactatcttgaaactaaaaagtaagatgaagagtgaaagtttaggttttaagtttatattgaatttttgatcattttattagcaattaatagataaatattacaacttaaaggtccaaatatgaatatatatatatatatatatatatatatatatatatatatatacatatatatacacacacacatctacttt
Proteins encoded in this window:
- the LOC107868059 gene encoding serine/threonine-protein kinase-like protein CCR4; protein product: MAILSPKTHLFFFLVFISLCFPPISSLSTLAISRTSNHTLVCALISSSSFPRESSLNCTSFPQGIQIPLNPSVPFSGMVGGIGFLCGLTSSDPTVMVCWRFSNNGTDLTYKRIYVGPLLTNLDSGNSQICGIVNGTNRLQCWQWHEFSSSNRSLITSNLAVGQDFVCGLLRLGQIQCLGSFRDVIDAVPSGNYSEIAAGSQYACAISRNGSLACWGKMVGEKPIDRFKSLALGDTRSCALRINGTVVCWGENGFTLPSSLSDASFETLEAKQDIFCGIVTSNFSLFCWGNDIFNSNPAVFNGVEVVPGPCTTSCPCSRLPNYGRFCGQELMICQHCVPEFGENPPIVSGSGPSPPPLFPQPTPSQWTGSSDPWNTRNVAFLVVGCVGSFMILSVLVILFLKYCKIRGCRVHDSGRLDEAGTPPQQGSQTSQVQDQVGPQLPVLEKRLNQLISMGNGGHLQEFSLLVLLQVTNNFSEEHKIGTGSFGSVYHATLEDGREVAIKRAEASASSSYAGGSKYRQEDKDSAFLNELEFLSRLNHKNLVRLLGYCEDNNERVLVFEYMNNGTLHDHLHRLENSPLTSWTARIKVALNAARGVEYLHEYAVPTVIHRDIKSSNILLDTNGNAKVSDFGLSLLGPQDDETHLSLRAAGTVGYMDPEYYRLQQLTTKSDVYSFGVTMLELLSGYKAIHKNENGVPRNVVDFVVPYIVQDEIHRVLDRRVPPPTPFEIEAVSYVGYLAADCTTLEGRDRPTMTEIVNNLERAFLACLATPNFSRSNTDSSK